A single genomic interval of Aegicerativicinus sediminis harbors:
- the recO gene encoding DNA repair protein RecO, with product MYNSTKAIVLSKVKYGDNDLIVKCYTETDGLVSYFLRGVLNSKAKRKQLAYYQLLGILEIIEYSKANSELKFIREVKPLGHFHSLHSNVIKGSVVMFLAEMLSSVLREEEQNSQLFQYLETSINWLEQEDHFSNFHLLFLLNLTKFLGFYPETTNIGDATSFDLETGRFVIKSNSRYVIEGENFHILKALLGINFDVLNDIKINANQRQSFLKMLLLYYQLHLGNFRNPRSLEIFNQVFHT from the coding sequence ATGTATAATTCTACAAAAGCAATTGTTCTTTCCAAAGTCAAATATGGTGACAATGATCTTATTGTTAAATGTTATACAGAAACAGATGGTTTAGTAAGCTATTTTTTAAGGGGAGTTTTAAACTCTAAAGCTAAAAGGAAACAATTGGCCTATTATCAGCTTTTGGGAATTTTGGAGATTATTGAGTACTCAAAAGCGAATTCTGAACTTAAATTTATTAGAGAGGTAAAGCCCTTAGGGCATTTTCATTCGCTTCATTCTAATGTTATTAAGGGTTCGGTAGTGATGTTTTTGGCAGAAATGCTATCCTCAGTTTTAAGGGAAGAGGAACAGAACAGCCAATTATTCCAATATCTAGAAACCTCTATAAATTGGTTAGAGCAGGAGGACCACTTTTCAAATTTTCATCTTTTATTTCTTTTGAATCTTACCAAGTTTTTAGGGTTTTATCCAGAAACGACAAACATAGGGGACGCCACATCATTTGATTTGGAAACAGGTAGATTTGTTATTAAATCTAATTCAAGGTATGTCATAGAAGGGGAAAATTTTCACATTTTGAAAGCCTTGTTAGGCATAAATTTTGATGTATTAAATGATATTAAAATTAACGCCAACCAAAGACAATCATTCCTGAAAATGCTTTTATTATACTACCAATTACACTTGGGGAATTTCAGAAATCCAAGATCTTTGGAAATTTTCAATCAAGTTTTTCATACTTAA